In Tenebrio molitor chromosome 6, icTenMoli1.1, whole genome shotgun sequence, one genomic interval encodes:
- the Ostgamma gene encoding tumor suppressor candidate 3 — translation MKIPILSLLLISCVLVYHVDGQSRKQGLSLAERVQQLTDMSNKKAVLRLNGNKFREYIKAAPRSYSVIVMFTAMAAQRQCMVCRHASDEFTIVANSFRYSQGYSNKLFFAVVDFDEGSDVFQMLRLNTAPVFMHFPPKGKPKTADTMDISRIGFSAEAIAKWIAERTDIQIRVFRPPNYSGTLALVVLFALVAGFLYLRRNNLDFLYNKTMWGMGSLFFCFAMVSGQMWNHIRGPPFVHKGQNGQIMYVHGSSQGQFVVETYIVMVLNGAVVLGMILLTEAARGKGDPKKRKILAVLGLVLLSVFFSLLLSVFRTKTQGYPYSFLFK, via the exons ATGAAAATCCCGATTCTGAGCCTGCTCCTGATATCATGCGTGCTCGTCTACCATGTCGACGGCCAGTCCCGCAAGCAG GGTCTCTCCCTGGCCGAAAGAGTGCAACAACTAACCGACATGTCCAACAAGAAGGCGGTGCTGCGCCTCAACGGCAACAAATTCCGCGAGTACATTAAAGCGGCCCCTCGCAGCTACTCCGTCATCGTCATGTTCACCGCCATGGCTGCACAGAGACAATGCATGGTGTGCCGCCATGCCAGCGACGAGTTCACAATCGTCGCCAACTCGTTCAGATACTCGCAGGGCTACTCTAACAAGCTGTTCTTCGCAGTCGTCGACTTCGACGAGGGCTCCGACGTGTTCCAGATG TTGCGGCTCAATACCGCCCCCGTGTTCATGCATTTCCCGCCGAAAGGTAAACCGAAGACCGCCGACACGATGGACATCTCCAGGATAGGCTTTTCGGCGGAGGCCATCGCCAAATGGATAGCTGAAAGGACCGATATTCAa ATTCGCGTATTCCGTCCGCCGAATTATTCAGGAACTTTGGCCTTAGTCGTACTTTTTGCTCTTGTGGCAGGTTTCTTGTATTTGAGACGCAACAATTTAGACTTCCTGTATAACAAAACAATGTGGGGGATGGGTTCTTTGTTCTTTTGTTTTGCTATGGTATCAGGACAGATGTGGAACCACATCAGGGGACCCCCGTTCGTACACAAGGGCCAAAATGGGCAGATCATGTACGTTCACGGATCATCCCAGGGACAGTTTGTTGTAGAAACTTACATTGTAATGGTTCTCA ATGGCGCCGTTGTCTTGGGTATGATTCTACTCACAGAGGCCGCCAGAGGCAAAGGTGATccgaaaaagagaaaaattctAGCAGTGCTAGGACTAGTCTTGTTGTCTGTATTTTTCTCGTTGTTGTTGTCCGTTTTCAGGACCAAGACCCAGGGATATCCCTATAG ttttttgtttaaataa
- the LOC138133257 gene encoding spondin-1-like: MKLASLIALLLVAPSRGHTCDRTPKKAEKPKANVDKYVIEIAGSPDSYSPGQVYSVILKSNPSNPVVNYFTEFMLVVEPENPTDALKYVSTGELSSIDPTITTFTPKCPNAVIQTNTLAKSNVSMLWRAPSSGNGCVAIKATVFESSDSWFADDGGLTKVLCEEEENEDVQAPFYEECCACDEAKYEIAFQGLWSRNTHPKDYPANMWTTKLSDVVGASHKYSRSFWSYGEVASEGLKLLAEEGNTTLLEEELKEMIKSDDIRTIIKARELSYPHITGTSYTVFRVDKENHLISLVSKIIPSPDWIVGVANLELCTKNCSWVASRTLNLYPWDAGTDDGVSYNSPDAPSTPPQAVKMITTDNEESPFYDKDGERMKPMARLIITRQKLYEKPCETSEENSTSAAEPEWSECSVSCGQGVQTRPGKDCPAEANTEDEMEPDKENEENQEEPCSETRECVMSACEEDTRDVLSSESQVLVTEGPSYGPVVDCKMSRWSGWSECVATEACTDGYQLKKRTIQVHPRNGGRSCPAVLQRRRHCRPSCGDEPGSPGHRRVDCVMGEWSEWSPCSRNCGSSAVQQRTRMIKVYPSKDGQPCGPRKQEKKCTLPYTCNDREMQFL; this comes from the exons ATGAAGCTCGCCAGTCTTATCGCACTCCTCCTCGTGGCCCCTTCACGTGGCCACACTTGCGACAGGACGCCCAAGAAGGCAGAAAAACCCAAAGCCAACGTGGACAAGTACGTCATCGAAATTGCAGGAAGTCCGGACAGCTACTCACCTGGACAGGTGTACTCAG TGATCCTCAAATCAAATCCGTCTAACCCCGTTGTGAACTACTTCACCGAGTTCATGCTGGTGGTGGAGCCCGAGAACCCCACGGACGCCCTCAAGTATGTCTCGACTGGAGAGCTCAGCTCCATCGACCCCACGATCACGACGTTCACGCCGAAGTGCCCCAATGCGGTGATCCAAACCAACACCTTGGCCAAATCCAACGTCAGC ATGTTGTGGAGGGCCCCGTCTAGTGGGAACGGTTGCGTCGCCATCAAAGCAACAGTCTTCGAGTCTAGCGACAGTTGGTTTGCTGACGATGGCGGCCTGACGAAGGTTCTCTGCGAGGAAGAAGAGAACGAAGATGTCCAAGCGCCGTTCTATGAAGAGTGTTGCGCTTGCGACGAGGCCAAATACGAG ATCGCTTTTCAAGGTCTCTGGTCGAGGAACACCCACCCTAAAGACTACCCTGCCAACATGTGGACCACCAAACTGAGCGACGTTGTTGGGGCGTCCCACAAATACTCCAGGTCGTTTTGGAGTTACGGCGAAGTCGCAAGCGAGGGACTCAAGCTTTTGGCCGAAGAAGGCAACACAACTTTACTCGAAGAAGAACTCAAAGAGATGATCAAG AGTGACGACATTCGTACCATCATCAAGGCTCGAGAATTGTCTTACCCGCACATTACAGGGACTTCTTACACAGTTTTTAGAGTAGATAAAGAGAACCATTTGATTTCTTTAGTCTCCAAGATAATTCCGTCGCCGGATTGGATCGTGGGCGTGGCTAATTTGGAGTTGTGTACGAAGAACTGCAGCTGGGTCGCTTCGCGTACCTTGAACTTGTACCCTTGGGACGCTGGAACAGATGACGGTGTGTCATACAAT TCTCCAGATGCGCCCTCGACGCCTCCTCAAGCCGTCAAGATGATCACAACGGACAACGAAGAGTCGCCTTTTTACGACAAAGATGGCGAACGCATGAAGCCCATGGCAAGACTCATCATCACGAGACAGAAGCTGTACGAGAAACCGTGCGAGACAAGCGAAGAGAATTCGACGAGTGCAGCCGAGCCAGAGTGGAGCGAGTGCAGCGTGAGTTGTGGCCAAGGAGTGCAAACCAGACCAGGTAAAGACTGTCCAGCCGAAGCCAACACCGAGGACGAGATGGAACCGGACAAAGAAAACGAAGAGAACCAGGAGGAGCCCTGCTCGGAAACTCGAGAGTGCGTGATGTCCGCTTGCGAAGAAGACACGCGAGATGTGTTGTCTTCAGAGAGTCAGGTCTTGGTAACCGAAGGACCCTCGTACGGTCCAGTCGTCGACTGCAAGATGAGCAGGTGGTCCGGCTGGAGCGAGTGCGTTGCCACAGAAGCTTGCACTGACGGGTACCAACTGAAGAAGCGCACGATACAGGTCCACCCCCGAAACGGGGGACGATCTTGTCCCGCAGTTCTGCAGAGGCGGCGCCATTGCAGACCGTCGTGCGGCGACGAGCCCGGATCACCGGGACACAGGAGGGTGGACTGTGTGATGGGGGAGTGGAGTGAGTGGTCGCCTTGCAGCAGGAATTGCGGCTCTTCGGCGGTGCAGCAGAGGACGAGGATGATAAAAGTGTACCCGAGCAAGGACGGGCAGCCGTGCGGGCCCCGCAAACAAGAGAAGAAGTGTACGTTACCCTATACTTGTAATGACAGAGAGATGCAGTTTTTGTAG
- the mIF3 gene encoding translation initiation factor IF-3, mitochondrial, translated as MSLSPILQNFRVLTAIFNRKLISCSIPFSSKVPPRGVIKEVDPNTGELKTRKTNIIPKITLVSGDSVSVTTLQEAEKLSRRRDLKLIKIVDIDTKTERPVYRMMTGAEYHAEDLKQREQRKLEKQQQNIKGEKVLLINSKIAHHDLETQLRKALKWIKKNFEVRVIISGASGNVETSEKVYSAIDQYFKAEEVDAKLVQKRNKGADIKFQIIPPRYKDRNYDL; from the exons ATGTCACTATCcccaattttgcaaaatttccgTGTTTTGACTGCGATTTTCAACCGAAAGTTAATATCATGTTCGATCCCATTTTCGTCGAAAGTGCCCCCGCGAGGTGTAATCAAAGAAGTGGACCCAAACACGGGCGAgttaaaaacaagaaaaacgaACATCATCCCTAAAATCACTCTGGTGTCTGGGGATTCGGTGTCGGTTACCACTTTACAAGAGGCGGAAAAGCTGTCGAGACGTAGAGATTTAAAGTTGATCAAAATTGTGGATATTGATACGAAAACGGAAAGGCCGGTTTATCGAATGATGACGGGGGCCGAGTACCACGCCGAAGATCTGAAACAACGAGAACAACGCAAGTTAGAGAAACAGCAACAGAACATCAAGGGCGAGAAGGTGCTCTTGATCAACTCTAAGATCGCCCATCACGATCTCGAGACTCAACTCAGGAAAGCGCTTAAATGGATCAAAAAGAATTTCGAAGTGAGGGTAATAATCAGCGGAGCAAGCGGCAACGTCGAGACTTCG GAGAAGGTGTACTCGGCCATTGACCAATATTTTAAAGCGGAAGAAGTTGACGCAAAACTGGTACAGAAGAGAAACAAGGGCGCCGACATCAAGTTTCAAATCATCCCCCCAAGGTACAAGGACAGGAATTACGACTTATGA
- the waw gene encoding translation factor GUF1 homolog, mitochondrial — MSNLIKNLAFTCIKFSRTNTTTSKTNFLLKRAYNSDLSGTADFTQIPIERIRNFSIIAHVDHGKSTLADRLLEFTGAITENTGQSQILDKLQVEKERGITVKAQSVSLLYNYRGEDFLLNLIDTPGHVDFSSEVSRSLSACQGVVLLVDANDGVQAQTVANFYLAFGKDLVIVPVINKIDLKNADPVRVTNQLQSLFDIEPREVLRISAKLGTGIEPVIQAIIDRIPPPKVNREAPLRALIFDSWYDKYRGALSLIYIQDGAVNVGDEIRTCYTKKTYAVRTLSLLRPQEVAAKKLVAGQIGLVGCNMRSSREAVIGDTIYNSANPVEPLEGFEPSRPMVFAGVYPMDQSQHTNLRSAIEKLTLNDSAVTVDIDSSPALGQGWRLGFLGLLHLEVFSQRLQQEYGAEPLLTAPSVTYKIRLKPTKQTLKSGQEIFVNNPALFPDPTQIEEGFEPMVNGTIITPDKYLGPIMSLCMERRGVQKNSTNIDNDRIMLQYELPLCEIIIDFHDSLKTISSGYASFDYEDIGYQSSNLLKLGILLNGVVVEELSSIVHVTKARTMGRRMVLKLKEIIPRQMIHIAVQAVSNGKILAREDIKAYRKDVTAKLYGGDVTRRMKLLAQQAAGKKKMRMVANVSLPRETFIEVLKK; from the exons atgtcgaatttAATAAAGAATCTAGCTTTCACATGTATCAAATTTTCACGAACTAATACAACTACATCTAAAAC gaattttttattgaaacgagCCTACAACAGCGATTTGTCTGGAACAGCGGACTTTACGCAAATTCCGATAGAACGTATACGAAATTTCAGCATAATAGCGCACGTAGACCACGGGAAGAGCACTCTAGCGGACCGTCTTCTTGAGTTCACGGGAGCAATCACAGAAAACACTGGACAGAGCCAAATTTTGGACAAATTACAAGTTGAAAAGGAGCGGGGAATTACCGTGAAAGCTCAAAGTGTGTCGTTATTGTATAACTACAGAGgcgaagattttttgttgaatttaatTGACACACCCGGTCATGTAGATTTTTCGAGCGAG GTGTCTAGATCGCTGTCCGCGTGTCAAGGCGTCGTCCTCCTCGTGGACGCCAACGACGGAGTCCAAGCACAGACCGTCGCAAATTTTTATCTCGCGTTTGGAAAAGATCTCGTCATAGTCCCTGTGATCAACAAGATCGACTTGAAAAATGCCGATCCAGTCCGAGTCACTAATCAGTTGCAGTCCCTGTTCGACATCGAACCTCGGGAAGTGTTAAGG ATTTCGGCAAAACTGGGCACAGGCATCGAGCCAGTTATCCAAGCGATCATCGACCGGATTCCGCCCCCGAAGGTCAACAGAGAGGCCCCCTTGAGAGCGCTCATTTTCGACAGCTGGTATGACAAGTACAGGGGGGCTCTGTCGCTGATTTACATCCAAGACGGGGCCGTAAACGTCGGCGACGAGATTCGGACGTGTTACACGAAAAAGACCTACGCTGTCAGAACTCTGTCACTCTTGAGACCTCAAGAAGTCGCcgcgaaaaaatt GGTGGCCGGGCAGATAGGCTTGGTGGGGTGTAATATGAGGTCGAGTCGCGAAGCTGTGATCGGAGACACTATTTACAATTCCGCCAATCCGGTAGAGCCTTTGGAAGGCTTCGAGCCCTCTCGACCAATGGTGTTCGCTGGTGTGTACCCGATGGACCAATCACAGCACACCAATTTGAGGAGTGCCATAGAGAAGCTCACTTTGAATGACTCCGCTGTTACTGTCGATATCGATTCAAG TCCTGCTCTCGGACAAGGCTGGAGACTCGGCTTCTTGGGGTTGTTACATTTGGAAGTTTTTTCGCAGCGACTTCAGCAGGAGTACGGAGCGGAACCGCTACTGACAGCCCCCTCGGTCACTTACAAGATCAGGCTGAAGCCGACCAAGCAGACTCTCAAGTCGGGACAAGAAATCTTTGTTAATAATCCCGCGTTGTTTCCAGATCCCACACAGATCGAAGAGGGCTTTGAGCCTATGGTGAACGGTACTATCATCACTCCTGATAAGTATTTAGGCCCCATAATGTCGCTCTGCATGGAAAGAAGAGGCGTGCAGAAGAATTCCACCAATATAGACAACGACAGGATCATGTTACAGTACGAATTGCCTCTCTGCGAAATAATTATAGACTTTCACGACTCGTTAAAAACGATTTCTTCAGGTTATGCCAGTTTTGATTACGAAGATATCGGTTATCAAAGCAGCAACTTGCTCAAA ttgggaattttgttaaatggagTCGTTGTTGAAGAACTGAGCAGTATCGTACACGTCACCAAAGCGAGAACTATGGGTAGAAGAATGGTTTTGAAATTGAAGGAGATAATTCCAAGACAGATGATTCACATCGCAGTGCAGGCCGTCAGCAATGGTAAAATATTGGCCAGGGAGGATATTAAAGCGTACAGGAAAGATGTTACGGCCAAATTG tATGGGGGCGACGTGACGAGACGAATGAAGTTGTTGGCTCAGCAAGCTGCAGGTAAAAAGAAAATGCGAATGGTGGCCAACGTGTCGCTACCAAGAGAGACTTTTATCGAagttttgaagaaataa
- the LOC138133259 gene encoding trypsin-7-like, with the protein MMVSVSYWCLWCVLVLADSVHTWSNSLNMYWPEFLGGNRRGYEEFGARIVGGIDATILEAPYQVSVQEEGYHFCGGAVITAVHILTATHCTEEKDASVLEIRAGSTFKDYGGVLVKVQMIIEHPYFDTDSVDFDVSILKLAQPLNFTDFIKPIPLAEPWDEWPPGTFGLITGWGVTKEGLPSSAPRNLQAVYLQITNLADCVFVYGAEKLTDRMMCVWYQDGGRDSCQGDSGGPFQVNGVLVGIVSWGSGCARAGVPGIYTKVSTVRDFIDQALQY; encoded by the exons ATGATGGTGTCAGTTAGTTATTGGTGCCTCTGGTGCGTCCTGGTGCTAGCCGACTCGGTCCATACTTGGAGTAACAGTTTGAACATGTACTGGCCAG AATTTCTTGGAGGTAACCGTCGCGGCTACGAAGAGTTCGGCGCCCGGATCGTCGGCGGCATCGACGCCACAATCCTGGAGGCCCCTTACCAGGTGTCGGTGCAAGAAGAGGGGTACCACTTCTGCGGCGGGGCCGTGATCACCGCCGTCCACATCCTCACCGCCACCCACTGCACCGAGGAGAAGGACGCCTCCGTGCTGGAGATTCGCGCCGGCTCCACCTTCAAGGACTACGGCGGGGTGCTGGTGAAAGTCCAGATGATCATCGAGCACCCCTACTTCGACACCGACAGCGTCGACTTCGACGTGTCCATCTTGAAGCTGGCTCAGCCGCTCAACTTCACCGACTTCATCAAGCCCATCCCGCTGGCGGAGCCGTGGGACGAGTGGCCCCCCGGTACTTTCGGTCTCATCACCGGCTGGGGGGTGACGAAGGAGGGGCTGCCGTCGTCGGCCCCGCGCAACCTCCAGGCGGTCTACCTGCAGATCACCAACTTGGCGGACTGCGTCTTCGTATACGGTGCCGAGAAGCTAACGGATCGGATGATGTGCGTGTGGTACCAGGACGGAGGACGGGATTCGTGTCAGGGCGACTCGGGGGGACCCTTCCAGGTTAACGGCGTCCTGGTGGGGATCGTCTCGTGGGGGAGCGGGTGTGCAAGAGCTGGCGTTCCGGGGATCTACACTAAAGTATCCACGGTCAGAGACTTCATAGACCAAGCCCTTCAGTACTAA